DNA from Prunus persica cultivar Lovell chromosome G6, Prunus_persica_NCBIv2, whole genome shotgun sequence:
tcttcttttccttcttcacGGGTTCCTCTTCTGCTTCCACATTTCCATTTATGTCATTTGACGCAGGCATGTCTTCATCATcagccttcttcttctttttcttctctttcttatcTTCTCCAGCAGGTGTCGTTTGGCCAAGAACAGAATCTGCTGCGGGATTATATGCCTACAGAGAACAGAAAGGGTTAAAATAATCAACTGACAAACTGAAATAAAAATCCCAAAGAAACATTTGTCAGACCTTGGCAGCAGTTATCAATCCTCCAGCTCCCTTCTTGCGATCCTTGTCGTAGACTTCAATCTTTGGTTTGCCTTTAGCTGATCCAGCAAACCGACCCAACTCTCTGCCTTCAAGATTCCTTAACCGTGCTTCAAGCTGCGCAGATGTTTATCTCTAAGCAGATGCTTTCAAAatactaaaagaaaacaatgagCAAAATACATACCTTGGCTCGATTTTCCAGTCCCATTGTGTTATCTTGGTTATCTCCAAGAGCATCATATCGAATTGCTAATGCAGTTTTTGCTGCAAGTGAGCGGGATATTTTACCCTTGAGCTTTGGTGCTGCTTGACCAATCAAAGATGCATGGTAGATAAGCCCATATTTTGGTGTTGCATGCTTAGTCTTCAGTGCTCTGAAGAGAGCCTTTTCAGCTCCAAGAATCTGAACCGTGCTCCCAGGCTGCTTTGCAAGGTTCAACAAGCTACCACCATGGGCAATGAGGCGAGCACCAACAAGCTCTCCAACGAGAGCAGTCAAATTTGGCGCAATGGTGTTCATcctgttttttaaataatcatATAGCTGAGCTCTGtactcagagagagagagaacttgGTCACAGAGTTCTTTGATGTTAATCAAATCAAGCTCGCTAACTTCAGTTCCCATAGATATCATAGCTGCTTCCTTCAATTCAGTTTCAACCTCCTCTGGCAATATCTGTTATATTTTGACCAAGAATATGAGATTTATTAGCAACACAAAAAAGTGTGATGATAAAACACAACTACCCTTATATACCCATAGGCTCTAGCAAGGGAGATTTAGAACTTAGTTATAGAAGATTTGTTCCCCAATGATGATTAAATGTTAACCCAGGAAAAAATGTGTGATGGCAGCAACTTGGTCACAGAGAATATTCAACCATAGACAGAGGGTGGATACACTGGAAACCCATAGGAGATATTATTATGATTACAGCAGCAAAACAAATCACCAAATCTTACCTCGGAGAAATCAAGCTTTGCAGCATTGGCACGATAGCCCATCAGCTTCACTGCCTTGGCATAAAGGATATTGTCCTGGACAATCTTAGCAAGCTCTGGAAAATGCCAACCGTACCATTCTCGAACCCTCATTGCATATGTATTTAGCTCTTTATCAAGATCATCAAGCAAACCAATGGCTTGAATAACCATTGTATCAACCTGGAATTCAGTAAATTATATTAGGTCTACAGAAACCTCCCAAAACGAAGCTATAACTTGAAAGAGCAGATTAATTTCAATTAGCCACAGTACAAAGTCCCAAGATGtcaattcataattaaaagcACACCTTTTCAGCACTGAACTTAAGCTTGTATCGAGATAAACTATGGGATAAACCCAAGCTCATTGGTGCCAAATCTTGAACTTGTAGACCAGCTATGAGTTCAGTCAACTGATTTCTTACACCTCTCATCAACTCCATAACAGAATTGTTGTGAACacagtctattttctgcaAGAAAATACATGCACCAACTTAAATAATGTGAAACACGAAAATATCAACTTTCAACAGACCACTATGTACTTAATCATCAAAAGGTTTCACAACAGTTCCAAATTTCTCTAAAGCAGAGCACTGGCATACCAGTTTTTCCTTGATGACATTTCCAAGCTTAGAATCTGCAACAGCCAGAGTTTCGCCACTGCAGTGCGCACGCAAGAACTTGCGCAGACCTTTGCTGGGTTTACTGTCAATCAGCAGGGTTGCTGCTTCCAAAGCTTCTGATGTATTCTCAAACTTGGAAAAAGCTTTCAGTTTGACAACCTAAACCAATGCCATGTACTGATTAATGGAtaactaacaaaaaaatattttggagCATGAATAAAAGTAAAACTAATACACATACTACACACACATAAAAACACAGATAGACACCTGTCTAGCTGACTCTGCACTTGAAAATTCCTTCCATAGATCCTGCAATATAATTTAAGAGAGACACGAAATCAGACCCAAAACTTAAAAGCTGAGATAAATAAAGTTGCAAACTTGCAAAGAAGGCtaggataaaaaataaataatgcaCAGAAGCATTTTTCACAGATTCCTTCACTCTTCTCAGACATCAAACAAAATACACACATAAACACGGTTTTAAGACAGTAATTACCTCAACTTGGGAGAGCTTCCCTTCATTCAACACTTTAAATAAGGCAAAGCCTGCCGGAGTTTCGAACAACACAAGCATTTTTCCAGCTTCTCAAACACACCTATACCAAAATACACAAGCATAATCAcccataattatttttttttcttataatcaCACGGCAACTCTGATAGCAACAAAATATTCCTACTAATacacccaaaacccatcaagTTCAAACTTTTACTATGAAATTAATTGCCCCACtgatcatttttaaaattcacaaCTCTgcacaagaacaagaaaagcCACACGAACGTGTATATACAGAGGGAGGTTTGTTCAAGTACAAATAGTCATTAAATCGTAATTTCTTACCTCTTTATGTGCGGAGCTGCGAGAGAGGGGGAAGGGGGAGAGGGGAGAGGAAAAAGCTCAGAAGAGAAGGGTCTAGGGTTTATTGTTCCAGGTGTAGAGAAAAgttgtatatttatatagtGGTCTCTCTAGGATGACTGAAAAAAATGCACGACATGTTTGTGAACGACATCTGTCACCGGCTGGGGGTACTCTGggaattttgaaaacctaTCTGGACATTTGTGCCCCAAGAGTTGTAAGAAATTACGGTGATTTTTGTAACGTGGCAAGCGTGCAAGGCGGGTGCATAATGTAACGTTGGGCATGTGATACATAGTTCTTGATACACTAAGgttttgggggtttttttcacggaatttttttttagttggttttttttggtgtttttaacctgtaaattgaaaaatatttaccAAAACATAAAGGGCTTGGAAATTTAGATCCCGACTGATTAATAtctaaatttcatatttaaagtagataaatatcttaaaatTCTAAACACCCCTAGCATAATATATTGAAGTTTTAATATGTTTGTGAATGCTGAAAGTAAACTGAAAACATTAGCAATACTGTAGCATGTTTAACACCACAAAAATATTGGTTTTAAACCTATTGTGCTAAAAAGAACGTAAAATGAACACGAAGTAcgtttattttttgaaagatgcaaaaaaaaaatatatataaaatataaaatcttgaaagtttaattttttgaataattatCCGCCAACTTGAAAGAGATTCCAAGTCCAACTAAAGAGTTAGTTGGTAAATTATGTAGAGTTTTGAGGAATAGGATAAGAACATTTTTCTATCTAGTATCAACACAAAGCTATATTTCTCTCCCCCTTTAGCCAGTACATATATCACTCACGTACTTTGAATAATAAGAATGAACGTCTCAATCCTGATAAAGCTCAAAGAATCTGATCTCAAATTTATACAAGgaattccaaaaaataaaaataaactacTGCTTTATTTGTAATTACTTTGCAGAAGCATCAAT
Protein-coding regions in this window:
- the LOC18774333 gene encoding probable nucleolar protein 5-2, whose protein sequence is MLVLFETPAGFALFKVLNEGKLSQVEDLWKEFSSAESARQVVKLKAFSKFENTSEALEAATLLIDSKPSKGLRKFLRAHCSGETLAVADSKLGNVIKEKLKIDCVHNNSVMELMRGVRNQLTELIAGLQVQDLAPMSLGLSHSLSRYKLKFSAEKVDTMVIQAIGLLDDLDKELNTYAMRVREWYGWHFPELAKIVQDNILYAKAVKLMGYRANAAKLDFSEILPEEVETELKEAAMISMGTEVSELDLINIKELCDQVLSLSEYRAQLYDYLKNRMNTIAPNLTALVGELVGARLIAHGGSLLNLAKQPGSTVQILGAEKALFRALKTKHATPKYGLIYHASLIGQAAPKLKGKISRSLAAKTALAIRYDALGDNQDNTMGLENRAKLEARLRNLEGRELGRFAGSAKGKPKIEVYDKDRKKGAGGLITAAKAYNPAADSVLGQTTPAGEDKKEKKKKKKADDEDMPASNDINGNVEAEEEPVKKEKKKKKKHSAEDVDAVENADAGEKKKRKRKQAEEESDTPSKKKEKKKKKKSDD